ctctagagtcacagcaatgtggttggctctcaactgccctctgaaatggccaagttaTGGTCTCGTTCCATTCTAGAATGGCCTattgccattcagttcaaggataactagggatgggcaataaatcctggccagccagcaacgcccttgtcccacgaatgagaagttaaaaaaaagtttgcaGCAGATGTAAATATCCTCGCAAATAAACTGTCAATGGTGTAATCTGTAAGATTCTAGTGAATGTATAACTCCTGTGTaatgtttgaattttttttttttcagTTGCACTGTCAAAACCTTGTGCCTCGTAGTCACCTTGTTTCAATCCACAGTGAGGAAAATAacaactttgttttaaatttattaCAAATggcaaatattacatttgatgagGTTTGGCTTGGCAGCTCTAATTTCTTCGGAGTAAGTATAATTAATTCTTACCgaaaatttcaatttactttaaTAATTTCTAAATTCTGGGATAAACTCTCAAAATAATGATTAATTTGCTCCCTTATTTGATCTCAGACTGATGTAGAGATGTGGACTGATGGATCCAAATGGGATTATTATAACTGGCTTGAAGGAAAACCTGTTGCTGATTTAAACTGCAATGCAATGAAGCTACAGGAGGGTAGGATGTTTCTCATTCAAGTACAGAATGATGACTTTCTGCTATTCCTTATGCACAGTTTTAATACTGGGAATTAAATTGAGTATCTGTCTCTGTGATATTCGGTGCCTGTTTTTGTGTCCGTTGGTGTGTATAATTACAGCGGGGTAGAATGTCCatgaagtttctccaaactcctaTTTTATCTCTGGGAGAAGATAGGCAGAGAAGATGAGGAAAGTGAACAGCAATATATTCAATTTCTCTGGTGTTTCCCCCGATTGTTCATAGACCATAGATTGTTTCTAAACTATGTAGAAATTACTGGCAAGGTTTTTACCTGCTTCTTCATTTTTGCTCTTCTCTTTGTGAAGACGCTGGTTCATGCTGAAATACGACTGCCCGACTTTGTTTACCTTGGTGTAACTTGTTCAGGTGCTCAATTCTGCCTTATGAGTTCAGATGTTATGGACACAATTTGGAGGTTTAAGGGATTTAATTTTGTTTGTACACCACTCTCAATGGACTGGATGCCAATTACATCGAGCAataaataggaacataggaataggccattctgcTCCATTAGATCAACACCTTAACTTTATTCCTTTCTACTGCATGTCAACTGTGGTTCATATGGTAGCAGTTTTGTCTCTCAGTCATaaagtcccgggttcaaatccaggacTTGGAAATCAAAACTGATACTCCTGTGCAGtattgagggtgtgccgcactgtaggAAGTGCCGTTTTGAATGAGAAATTAAATTGAGACCCCCTGCTCTGCTGGGTGTaaaaagtacagtaagaagtctcacagcaccaggttaaagtccaacaggtttatttggtagcaaagtcccatggcactatttgaagaagggtAGGGGAGTTgtctccagtgtcctggccaatggtTATCCTTTTGTCAACATCACAAGaagagattttccagccattatcacttgctgcttatggaGTTTGCTGTGCCCACTgttggttgccacatttcctgcattacaaggaTGACTGCACTCGTGAAGTAATTCATTGATTGCAGAGTACTTTGAGATCTGTGGTTGTGAAAAACGCAGTAAAAATGCAAGTCATTCTCTCTCCTTGCTCAGTAACCCTTAATGCCTTAACTTAATAAAAACCCATCAGTCCCAGTTCTGAAATTTGCAGGTGATTCAACCTCGACAGCTTCTTGGGAAAACAAGCATGCGAAATAGGAGCAGAGTAGAACATGtgaccccctcgagcctgctctgccatttaataagatcatggctgattcatttgtgtttcaaattctatAATCCCACCCATCCTGATAACCTTCAATTTCCTTGTCTAAAAAGAgttcatctacctcagccttAGAAATACTCAGTGACCCTGCATCTACCGTCATTGAGCTCCAAAGTCTCACAATCCTCTGaaagaaataaattctcctcatttgTCTTAAAAGGGCGACTCAATTTTAGAATAGTAGTGGTCCAGGCtcccacaactctttgtgtgaagaaatgcttcctgatttcatcCCTGAAAAGACTAATGCTAGTTTTAAGGTTAAACTCCTTTGTCTGGGCTCCCCTactggaggaaatagtttttcTCTACCCTATCATATCCTTTAATCATGTTGaagacctcaattagatcaccctcTGATCTGCAACACTCACAGAATACAAGCCCATGTAACAAGACAGGAATTTACTACAGATACATTATTCAgtctgcattaaaaaaaacagcataCTGAGggacaaaggaacaggagtaggccattaagcccattgagcctgctacgccattcattacaattgtGGCTAATCTATCATTTCAATGTcttttacacccactatccccataaccccataaacATACACagcgactgagcttccacagctctctgagttagagaattccaaagattaacaatccttagtgtaaagaaatttctccttatctcattcCTAAGAGGCATTCCccatattttgaaattgtgccatctggttctagactccccacccAAGGGAAACATCTGACCTGTGTCCTCCCTGTCTATCCCTTTCAGTATCTCCTAgtttcatctctcattcttcgaaactctggAAAATACAGGCCCAATTTGCCCAATCTCTGTTATTGGACAGTCCAGCAATCCCTGGAACAAGTCTAGTGAATATTTGTTGCTGCTCCTCTATAGCAATAACGtcctgaggtaaggggaccaaaactgcacacagtacaccagGTGCAGTGTAACCAAGTTCCTATACAATTGAAGTAAGACCTCACTGCTCCTGTATTCAAAACCtcctgcaataaaggctaacatcccATTAGCCTTCcgaatagcttgctgcacctgcatgttagtcttcagtgacttatggacaaggacccaggtccctttgtacatctacactttctaatttcttaccatttaggaaTCACTCTGCACAGCTCttccttctaccaaaatggattacctcacatttttccacattatattccatctgccatgtccttGCCCAGTCACCAAGTCAGTTCAAATCTTACTGTAGCCGATTCACATCTTCCTCATGACACACATTCCAAccgagctttgtatcatctgcaaaattgaaaatgttatttttggtccctacatccaaatcattgatatatattgtaaacagttggggtccaaatacttgcagtaccccactagctaTAACCAACCAAagtgagaatgacccatttattcctactctctgggggcaatcttaccaaacaaTTTCTAAATGCCACTGATCTGTCACTTTCTGCCTCCGCCAGCTATAACTGGCCTTTACCCCACCCCTGTCGAGACCCAATTCCCCTGCTGCTTGAACTGACTGCCAACCCCCCCAGCATGCACTATTCAccatcaccccctccctgttACTGTAGGGCTCCACAGCTGATTCCCCCCCACCCTTGCATGGACCAATTGCAGTCGAAACTCCCCCTTCGTGCATGGACCAGATGATCGCCGGTTACAGAACATGCAGcggttcccccacacccccaatcaGCCCACACTCATCTGGCCCTGTCCCCCAGATGGCCCCTCCCCCTCAGGcctcatccccttggcactgtcagggtgccagggtgccagggtgccaggccagcagtaccaggctgacactgcccaagtggcacctccccccccccccctcccctgctctgctgggggacttcaatggcctctggtcacaCCGGTGAGGCTATCAGTTTGGTCCCAGGTGGAGCACCTGAATGCATTTTTTTTAACACCATTTTGCATTTGATGCATACTCGATGCTTTGTTTTGTTTCACCTGCCTTCTAATCCCAATACTACTTCCTGTTGCCAACATCACTTCCTTCCAATTTGGGTCAcccttcaggttcccatccctctgACAAGCTAGTTTAACCCACCCCAATAGCACTACCAAATCTCCCTGTGAGTATATCAGCGCCTGATAAAATATAAccatacaggtcccatctgccccaaaACCAGTCCCAATACCTCAGCAATCTGATGCCCTTCTTCCTACATCATTTCTCCAGCCACATATTTAATCAACCAATCTTCCTATTCTTGTCCTCACTAGCACATGGAactggcagtaatcctgagattactgctcttgaaatcctgctttttaattttcttCCAAAGTCCCAGAAATCTACTTTCATTGTATGATCTCTGTAGAAATATGAAAATATACCTCACTGAAATAatgtcagtccatgtggtatgaTTAAAGGGGGcgctggcccagtggtattatcgttagactattactccagaaactcaacgaatgttctgggggacccgggttcaaatcccaccatggcagatggtagaattagaattcaataaaaaaaatctggaattaagaatttaccgatgaccatgaaaccattgtcgattttcagaaaacccatctgtttcaaaggaaatctgctgtccttacctggtctggccgacatgtgactccagagccacagcaatgtgattgactctcaactgtcctcgggcaactcgggttggacaataaatgttggccagccaatgatgcccatgtcccatgaattaatttaaaaaaaataaaggtgTGATTGAGATTGAAGTAAATATATCGATTAAGCACAAGAAGACTAAAATGGATTTTCTGGAAATGTTTGAATTCTTTTTATTTTTGATGaaatgtttatatttcagatcctGGCTTTTGGAGTGATAACAATTGTGA
The nucleotide sequence above comes from Mustelus asterias chromosome 4, sMusAst1.hap1.1, whole genome shotgun sequence. Encoded proteins:
- the LOC144492370 gene encoding lectin-like — its product is MQVEVRTIQLSQDLCSTKCLSGWAYYNFTCLQVISTPVIWFDAELHCQNLVPRSHLVSIHSEENNNFVLNLLQMANITFDEVWLGSSNFFGTDVEMWTDGSKWDYYNWLEGKPVADLNCNAMKLQEDPGFWSDNNCDTNQYPFICMYPIEYD